The proteins below are encoded in one region of Parvicella tangerina:
- a CDS encoding DUF6265 family protein, which translates to MDLKIGIIASFIVLLSACNSEESEKSQEVIVNNTLEPMVWLEGTWVDKTTFGFQQPPLFLHEKWTVYPDSISGIGYNVQGADTTVKERITIRVVNDKLTYVARPDNQAMITFTLTSSSSNTWVFENKANDFPQKLIYKQLPNDSLSVTLEGVQNTIERSIDLKYSRTK; encoded by the coding sequence ATGGATTTGAAAATCGGAATAATTGCGAGCTTCATCGTGCTGCTTTCGGCATGTAATTCTGAAGAATCAGAAAAAAGTCAGGAGGTGATTGTCAACAATACGTTAGAACCTATGGTTTGGTTAGAAGGCACCTGGGTAGATAAAACTACATTCGGGTTTCAGCAACCACCTTTATTTCTTCATGAAAAATGGACGGTTTATCCTGACTCCATAAGTGGTATCGGGTATAATGTGCAGGGAGCAGATACCACCGTGAAAGAAAGAATAACCATTAGGGTTGTTAACGATAAACTAACGTATGTTGCGCGTCCAGATAATCAAGCAATGATCACGTTTACCTTGACCTCATCATCCAGTAATACGTGGGTTTTCGAAAACAAAGCCAATGATTTTCCACAAAAATTGATCTATAAGCAGTTACCAAACGACTCTTTATCAGTTACACTAGAAGGAGTTCAGAATACCATTGAAAGAAGTATTGATTTGAAGTACTCCCGGACGAAGTAA